Genomic DNA from Euwallacea similis isolate ESF13 chromosome 11, ESF131.1, whole genome shotgun sequence:
caacaagGGCTTGAAACAATGTCTTTGGTGCTAGCTCTCTGCTTCTTGCAACAGCACTGAATGCACATTTTGGTAGGACATATAAAATTAACACAATAGTCCATGTCTTGGCATTTAAGACAAGCATTTTACTGAAACTGTGTCCTAACAACGTGCTATAATCTTAAGCATAAACCCATAGGTCACTTTTACAGTGCCACAAAACACTGAGCAAGTTTAATTTCACTATTGCAAAAGGAAAATGTCTTTGCTATCACATTAAACGCaacagttttttattattagaatttCCAAGAAAAGATACGGTTTTCGAAATGGGAACTTTCTGTACACTACACAGCTTGACAACCGagttattattttgtaaatttttgaattgagtttaattttttttttgccaatacaaaaaaacaaaaatgaccCAATGACACGGAGTCAAAATGACAAGTGACGTCACGTGCAGTTCCACTGTTCCGGGTATAACGATGTGAGCAGCAATCTTTCTCACATCTCACTCTGATTTGTAGGAAAAGTAGAAATAAAGTTCCCTACCTCAACTCTAAACACACCGATTGAAGTTGGAGGACACGAATAACACTGAAAAAGCATTTGAAGACTACtcgatttaaacaaaacgCTATCGCTTTAATATGGACTCTCGCctgttcgatttttttttgttttggtacGAGAGGGAGACAGTTTTCTCCAACACAAAGTTGTCCAATTATGTTAAGCCCGATAACGTTCCAATGATGTTTTATAACGTAAAAATCAAACCATAGCAACACATTTTGCaatatgttttaaaacgtcagaaagtattttaaaatatttacttatttttttcttccaacTCTCTATAGAAAGCATATGGAGACCAATAAAAACTGAGGTTGAGTCTTATCTGCTCTCGCATTCAGTGCAAAAACCTAAACGATTATCACTTTAAACGGTTTACACATGCGATGATTTGAAGTGACAGATACATAGGGCAATTATTTGGGGGGTAATAAAGAAGGAAATAGGAAATTAGGGCGCGATTAATCAAACGACATCATTCTTTAGCACGTGAATCTTGATTTGTTAGCGAATACGAGACTAGTCAACTTAAATTCAAGTGATCGCCTGTTAAAACAATGATACCTCGTCATCAGCACGTGCAACGGTTCCGATTGGTCCAATGATTATAATGCGCTCCGACTACCACACAAAAAGTAATGGTACGTCATCGACCATTTACTGATTGAGTGTACAACTTGAACGGTTGTTAAATCAGAAGGTTGCTTGGAAATAGTTTTACTATAATTGGGACATACAGTATCGCTCAAAACTCTCgaacatacaaaaaataatgtacaaatacaattattaatttatttgtgtaTTGGATGGTACCTACCaacaagaaataaataattcctaAATAACCCAATAGGAATATGTGACCTAGTCTCTTCATATGTAAAACACAGTGTTTGGGTCTTGACAAACACACAAGACAGTAACTTACAAAGTACATGCCAAAACGACCAATCAATCGTTACGTAGCTTCCAGAGCCTTATTTATTCTTAATCTCAAACTTCTTAACCCCTTCCCTTAGAACTTCAATCCTCTGTAGTAGTGGAGGATGCGAGTAGTGCCATGCAGAATATAGCCAGTCGTGCACAGGGAAACCCGAGTTATCTTTGTTAAGTTTCACCAAAGCTTTTTCGAGTGGTTTTCCCTTATTTAATTGAACAGCGAAATCGTCGGCCTCAAATTCGAACTTCCTTGACAGGACAGTCATGAGGAAAGAGATTATGGTGTTGTAGGGCATTGTTACGTATTGGAGTACCACAAACATGCCTACTAAAACCGGTTTTGTTTTATAGAATCCCAATGCAGTGTAAAGTGTTGGGTTCTTAAATGTGGCGGCAAATATCGCAAAAAGCAGGAACAAGTTGACTTGAACAAGTATCAGGTTTTTTATGGTGTGGCTTCGGCTCCAGTGTCCAAGTTCGTGCGAAAGTACTGCTAATATTTCTTCGTCCTTGCAACCGCTCCCATCATCTTTAGCCAATAGGGTATCAAAAAGAACTAttcttttagatttaaatagACCATAAAAGTAGGCATTGCTGTGTGAAGATCTCTTTGACCCTTCAACTACATAGAGCTGGGTTAATGGAAACTTAAGACTCGATGCTAAAGCTTCAATTTCAGTTCGAAGTTCACCATCAGGCAGTGGCGTATACTTATCAAACAATGGCGCAATCACAGCGGGGTAAATTGTCAGTAAGAGTAAAGTATTGACCCCGACTACAATCCACAGCCAAATAAAGAAGTAATCTCCTCCATTTTTAACTACAACAATAACTATTGAGGCAATCGTGCTGGAGATAATTTCAAACACCACAAACTGCTTCATTTTATCCCAGACAAAAAAACCAGCTGTTTGTTTATTAAACCCGAATTCTTCTTCTAACACGAAAGTGTAATAAATCGAAAAGGGAAGGTCTATTATCGTGTTTATGAGTTGCAGGATGATCAGCCAAAGGCAACTTGTTGATACTTCGTCTAAGAACGGATTAATGGTTTCAGTGTAGTTCCATATAATGGCAAAGAAATTGGAGTATATCATTAGAATATTGATAACATTTGCCTGAAATTCTTTTACAAAGCCATATTTCAACTTGGCTATACTGTAGTGTCTAGCCTTTGTGTATTCTTCAGTTTTCATTATTCCTTTCAGTTGTTCCGGAATGTCTACTGCATTTACAGCAACTTTATACTGAAATAAAGAAGATCATTTATAGGGCAAaagatttttgaagaaatttcttcaattaagaactgattataaacaaaaacaaacaaaaagtttaatgGACATGGGGGACAACTGCAAAGgatacaaattatttttccttagTTTGTTTCAATAACTCAATAATATTGGTGTTTTCACACTTATTATACCATTTACATGTAAAAAAGATGTGTCAAGCAGTGATGTTGAGAGGAAAAATTAACTTGACCATGGAGATTTCAATGCTAatgttttttccttaaaatatgACATTACAAATTGGTGCCCTAAGGTATTTGttctaatttaaacttttcattAGGCTGAC
This window encodes:
- the LOC136412101 gene encoding CAAX prenyl protease 1 homolog gives rise to the protein MSFLPFIDKLDDQCIRNMIVFLLSGHYIWDTYLSIRQYKVAVNAVDIPEQLKGIMKTEEYTKARHYSIAKLKYGFVKEFQANVINILMIYSNFFAIIWNYTETINPFLDEVSTSCLWLIILQLINTIIDLPFSIYYTFVLEEEFGFNKQTAGFFVWDKMKQFVVFEIISSTIASIVIVVVKNGGDYFFIWLWIVVGVNTLLLLTIYPAVIAPLFDKYTPLPDGELRTEIEALASSLKFPLTQLYVVEGSKRSSHSNAYFYGLFKSKRIVLFDTLLAKDDGSGCKDEEILAVLSHELGHWSRSHTIKNLILVQVNLFLLFAIFAATFKNPTLYTALGFYKTKPVLVGMFVVLQYVTMPYNTIISFLMTVLSRKFEFEADDFAVQLNKGKPLEKALVKLNKDNSGFPVHDWLYSAWHYSHPPLLQRIEVLREGVKKFEIKNK